The Dioscorea cayenensis subsp. rotundata cultivar TDr96_F1 chromosome 8, TDr96_F1_v2_PseudoChromosome.rev07_lg8_w22 25.fasta, whole genome shotgun sequence genome segment gcctcgagaagcatatACCATGCTTGACCAACctgctcaaacaagagcactggaCATTCCGTCATAGGCAAACACAAGttcttcccctttttttttgttttgttttattttattttatttttgttttgtttttgtttttgttttttttttgtttcttcttttttttcagcATTTCCATATCATGCATTACATGTACatcatggataatatttttttcaaaaaacgcgcattgatgggtggcataggTCTCCTTCCATCGGCGTCGACTAGCTGATAAGCTCCACCTTCGTAGACAACCTCTATGATGTATGGGCCCTCCCAATTTGACTTGAACTTGCCCCCGgcatgcttgttggtgatgattggtcttcttaacacccataccatctctcctttctcgAAAGTTCGAATACGAGCCATCTTATTATTAGCTCGAGCCATccttgctttgtagacttcaagattctGTTGGGCCTCTAGCCTTCTTTCATCTAACGCATCAAGCTCATCCAAACGCAAGCGAACTCtatcttcatttgtgagttcattTTGTAAGGCAATTCttagagatggaatttggacTTCAAGTGGAAGATCAGCTTCTGTACCAAAAAccaacgagtatgatgttgattgagttggtgttcgGTATGTTGTCCGGTATGCCCATAAAACTTCAGGAAGCCTTTCGTGCCAATCCCTTTGACTTTTTGAAACTGCTTTCTTTAACAATTTGGAtaatgttttattgaatgcttctgcaagaccatttgctctagcattatagatagaggaatacctccaatctattttatgatgctgagaaaaccttccaaccttgaaGCTTTTGAATGCTCACCCGTTGTTAGAGATGATCCTTCGAGGTGttcaaaatttatatagcacatggtttttgaagaatttgatgatattcTCCGCCTTCACTTCCTTTAAAGGAACAGCTTCCACCCATCGTGAAAAAATAATCAGTGGCAGCTAATATAAAGCGATGCCCTCTTGATGATAGAGGCTCAATAGGGCCTATCACATCAATCCCCCCCACATCTCAAAAGGCCATGAATAGATTGTAGGGTGTAAAGGATTGGGGTGTTGATGAATGAAATCCCCATGGGCTTGGCATAGTTTGCACCGTCTTGCATATTGTAGGCAATTGTTAATCATGCTTGGCCAATAGCTTCACAAATACCAGAATGAacttcatgcatgacttcttcaGACTCCTCCTTTGAGAGACATCTTAGtaggagttgatcatatgatcttcgATAGAGAACATCATTAAAAAGGGTAAACTTCATCGCCCTTTTCTTTAACTGCGTAGCTCGAGACTTTTCATCTGGGAGTTCGCCATActtcaaatatttaatgaaaggcTCTCTCCAATCATCTTCAACTACTgttaaaatttcttcttttctgaGCTTCTTGTTTTCTAATTCTTCATCAAAGCATGAACTCAACACTCGACTGTTTCGAATGGTGACTTGGATCTCTTCTTGATCTGGATCAGCCAACTCTTTTGCCAATTTGAATGGTGACTTGGATCTCCTCTTTTGTCCAACCACTCTCTAACATCTTCACATTGCCCTCTCCTCGAAGTATGAACTCTTATCTCTTGTCCCCATTCCTCCCTGGAGGGTATCAATCTATCACCACcctatctaataataatattgtgaaGAATGCAATATGCAATCACTAGGTCAACTTGGGTACTATATGGAAAGAAAGGCCTAGATGTGGGAATCTTAATCCGACTTTTCAAAGACCCAAATGTACGATCAACTGTAATCCACACTAACAAATGGCTATTGTTAAACAACTCCTTTTGGGGTTTCATGAATACTTGACCCGAATTCCTTTAAGTGATATCTAACACCTCTAAAAGGTGCTATAAATCTAGGTTTTGTAGCATATCTTGCGTCGACGAGGAAATATTTTCTTGAAGACCAAAAGGATATAGGATTATGCTatatactataataataatttatgttttgtttattaATCAGTAAATAAATAGGCACATATACCTTGTGGCACTTTAAGACCATTGGGTCTTTCTAAAGCATCACGCAAGACCATCAAGTCATGTGCAAACCCCTCCCAACCAGCAAGCACATAAGTGAAGTTAAGAGCAAAGTCTACTACAGTGAGCACATTTTGTGTTAGAAAACCCTTTCTAATATGAAAAGATGCAACCATGTCTGCTGAAGCacttgcatgtatatatgtgccATAAAGGgccccaatacaatcctaagaACTTGTAAGTAGGGTTATTCTTAaaatatgattgttttatttttgggtaaACATGTAGATACAATTATGTACCTTAAAGTACGGAAAGAATCTTGAGCGTTGTGCAATGTAGATTGATAAAGTACTTGATGGAGATCCGATAAACTCTTTTTGTAATTCCCCAATGGCATGTAGGACAAGATTAAAATATCTGCTAATAGTTTCGCCATACCTAAGAAAATTGTGTCTGATGACTCTATTTCGTTGGTTGTGACCAAGAATATGCAAGAACATCAGCAATTGTTCTTCCATGTTGACATTTATTGAATCTTTGAGCAGTCCATGAGATCGTAGTAATGAGCACAAGctaaagaaaatgaatttattcattctaCCCATGTTAATACATGTTGTGTCGTCACCATTTAATAAGCGGTCAAGTTAATTCTCTCTATCCAAGCCTCTACGAGAATTGGGTGCATGGCATACTCTACGCTTACTTATATGTGTCACTATAATTCCCATAATTGTGGATGCAATTGCTGCAACCTTTCATAGTTTCTGtgaggtttttcttttattcttttccatgaaaaatcacgtacttgattaaaaaaaataatcaacaattgaaGTGGAAAGGAAAATAAATGTTCATGAATCCCATTCATGACTCCCATTCCTTCAACTGTCATTACATTCTTCACattatcaatcacaatttcttAATACACGTAAAGAATGTCCTATGAATGAATTGCATTCTGCTTTCTTTACCTTGACAAATAGACCAATGCTattcttgataaaaaaaagaaaatttatatatttcccATGGCAGTAATAACAAGTGCATTTAAACACTCCAAGGTCCTCAAACTAGTTAGTTTGATGAAAAATGTTCACATAAAactattcatatttttagaTTACTCTCAATGAAAgccttttaaacaaaaattttctaGCCATAAGTTATTCCTTCCAAGGATGATACaatacattgaggataatgggAGAACATTATAGGTCCATCAAAACCATTCTCAAACTGGAAAAATTAATCTACTTAATTGCGAAGCATAGCATTCTCTAAAGAAGAatacatttttaatttgaaacaaCATTTAAGGAAACTGAAAGACTCTTCTATTAATATCAGTGTCCTTGCATTTAAattatgaagatgatgagggGAATGTGCATGctattttaatcaaacctcCTTGTCTGCATACcatgcattaaaaaataaattataataaaaataaaaaaggagcaAATCAGAAGATCTTTGTGATTTACAATATTGATAGTGCACATAATAATGCAACAACTAAATGTTCCAGCTTCCTAAATCTAATGCATTAAATTAACAATATGTGATACTTCAATTGTCAGGACAGAACTCAATGTCCCACCATTACAAGATCCAATTACGGTTCAAAACAAAAAACCCATTCTTGAGTACTAGCAATACTTACTCTATGCTTTTTCCTTGCCAAATTGGTTTTAGGAACTTCAATCATTTCAATATAACAAAGAAGATTATGATGGGTTGGCATTTGATTTTTCTGGTGGATTTATTGGTTTCATTGGGTAGGCCacaaaatttttctattttttgaacTTTgactttcatttcttttaagaatgccaTTTTCCTGCTAGAATTTCTTTAGTATTTTTACATGATAAGTTCAGCAACTGCCTATCAAGCTTCTAGTCTATTTTACTAAATATTCTCTTCATGATTATGTAAATGATCAAGTATGACATGCCAAACTAGCTTTGGAATGCAAGAAGGGAAATGATAGAAATtctcatgaaaatattttggCAAGAAAGTATTGATTTCCAGAAAAATTAGCTTAATTACTGTGAATGAAATAATGGATgtgatgaggatccaaaaaaagtaatatatatatatatatattgtttttaagaGATGCAGCAATCAAGACAATATCAAAtctcaaagatcatcatcatgTCACTAATCCATGTTAAGATGATTTTGCTACTTCCATCTTCTGAAACATTTCTAAGAACATagcaacacaaaaaaaaagtccAAATTTTAATAGAGAAAATGGATAATGATGATCCGTCAAGGCatcaaccaaaatttgaatgCAGAGCAATTGGATAAGATATCAGGATTAGACCCAATTAGAAAAAGTTAGATGATTGGGCATCCACAGAACCAGATGAAAAGATAAAATGTTTtccaattaaaaacaaacaagacgagatttattattattttttgtttgaatgaaaaagaagaagaagaaggagaagaccCATAAAGGAATTGACAGATTTTGGGATGGTTGGGACCAACGAAGTGGCGCTGGATCCTGAGAGAAGAACGCCTGTTTACTACCGCCGCAGCTTGAGATTTTGGAGCTTCGAGAGTCGGTGAGTCTATGGGTTTATTGCGATGTGGTACATGATGGAGATGGATGGGAGAAGGATGAACGATGGATGAGAGAGGGATAAAAGAGAATAAATCAAGGGATGAGCAGCGTCCCATTGATTTGGAGGAACGCCACTCATCCAGTTTTCAGGGATGGGGGCCATCCCCATCCTGGCCCATCCGGGAAACCAAACAACTGGATGGGCCTGTAGCCCTGGATATCCCATCCCCATCCCAGGATATCTAGGCTGCCAAACACTCTCtaaattaaaatgtttaaaattttatatgcaGGGGTATTTGGGGATATTTGAAATGTTACTGAGATAATTACCatgactaaccaaacatggtaattttacattaccacaacattcccgGGCATATAGTATTCCCGACctcattaccacggtaatctcattacagtgataatatatcattaatgCGAACTAACttagagttttattttttttattttataataataaactaaaatagCTTGAGTTGAGTTGAGAGAGTCATTAATAATGATGGCACTTTTATGGGTTTAATGGTAATGAAACTATATTTGGTTGGGGAGATAAGTTATTGGGAATGAAAAAAGTGAAGAAAGAAAATAgggtaaaattacttttataccctttgaagtaaaaaacataatatttatataaaaatagtgaGTTATGTATAATTCCTTCTCATCATTTGGCCCAAGGCTCACATACCGGACCAAGTCTGGCATAAGCCCGATCCAAAGTCAATGTTTGAAGGACCAGTCCAAGCCCGATCCAAACAAACCTTGGATTGGATATGGATACACGGGCTAACCcttttgaacttttttttttgggttgatcCAATAGACTTACCCATGATCTGGCCCATTGGATTTATtactaaatataataataatttaaaaaatattacaaatgatTGATTTATTGAGATATATCCATCATACAAGGGAGCTAACTAGCAAAGTGGCTAATTGTCATGGGCTAACCTCGTGAGTCATGTCATGTCAACCAACGACTCCCTCCATGCTTTATTTTGGAAGAGGATTGTattttcattaatcaatcaagTACATAGAGGTCCTATTTTATGTAGAATGGGAAAAAATACATATGATTGATACATGAGTAGGTGCTAACCTAGttggtatatatttatattgtagtGATGcaatatatttttctcaagtaaaaatgaaataataatactaatcaattaataaaattatttgtttttatttttattttactttttatttttaaatcatcataaagtttaattaaataaagttaaagaagaaaataacaatGGGCCGATTCGAGTCAAATCCAATGGGTTGATCCTAGCCTGATTCAATGATTGATCCATAGAGCCAAGCCTATGAGCTGGGCCATgggtttcatattttaaatttgggcCTGCCCAGCCCAGTCCAAACTATTCATGAGGACCATCAGATCTGAGCTTAGGCTGGGGCATAGCCTCAATTTATTAAGTTGGGCCGGCCGGGCCCGATGTTAAAAATGGTTTAGACTTACAAAAATGACATTCATTTTGACAAACATCTTTTTAGAACAAGGACCATAACATTTGTGAGAATCTAATTTTCTATGGTTTTGATCATGTatattgatgagtgtacaatgttctaTTAATTTATATCACTTTATACACTTATTTGGTTTGTATTAAGAAATATTGTGGAATTTGGTGCTAAACTTAGTGTGTTTTGTATTCTCAGGCTTTGGGCAGGGCGTAAAGATGagagaaaactaaaaaaacattttagaCCCTAAACAAAGAAactggagctctctcggcagcAATtaaacaaggacaaggcaaacttgATGGCTTATGGACAGCTTACAGCttggcttacggccgtaagaaCTTTCTTGAGAACCTTACGGGCAtgtttatgcccataaggaggagTTCAGAGCCAAATCAAAGGACCTTATAGGCAGGACTTATGCCCGTaaagaccatccagaggagtttacaaCTAgagcttatgcccgtaagggcaGTCGCAAGGGGCAGTACAGCGAAGTTTACGGTCCAGTGCTTATAGCCGTAAGTTGGACCGTAACATAGACAAAGGACTTTACGGATGGAACTTATTGGCGTAAGTGTTCCCGTAAGGCTCACGACCCATCTTCTCTAACTCTTTACAATTATGTCCTTACGCTTGTGAGTAGCCCGTAAGCAGCCGAGTGTAGATAGATTTggtgaggatttttagggtattctgtacactcatcaaatccaaagaatgccctaaaaatccacATTCAAGGAGAGAGTTGATCGTagctgtcaagctcatcttggcggtGTTCATAAAAACTTTCCTAGGGTTTCTTCGGCGATTCATCTCTGGCACGATTgagagggttttttttatttatttttttttatgttttcaatgcCTCTCATCGTGTCTTGTTGTTTGAATGATTGCCCTCAATTAATGgaaggctaatttgtagatgtttgtgCATAGTGAACTTTACGGTTTATCTTTTGAtattggttgttggattcatgtgatttacttgttttctttattacaATCCATTCTATTTGATTCTAATTgcttgtttgaatgcttgatctCTATTGTGGCGAAAaccctagttatcatacttcttgttttttatgACCAGAAAAATTCCCACCTAGAATAGACATGCCgcgattagagggaattgtgagtaaggcTAGACATAAGGTACTTTGGAGACCGCCTTTCCCTCAATTCTCTAgagtgagttaatgagtatctttatgttctttgcaatcatgtggagtagattttaggaaaaatcacatctctactctgtattcgaattaggggtaatctcttctCATAAGAGAGATTACTTACTTAAGAGATTCTCATTAACCCACGGTGAGGTTTAATGGAgttttaatgcaattgtgtggatgactatatcagctctgcaccaattcagttactcttcactcTTTACCAAGGGGTTTAGTAAGATTTAGGAAACCTATTGGTTctaataggattgcatacttagacaacctttgtcctgcacTTTATCAAAcactagagggatgctatgctgGGACATCGTTTCCTCTCcttattttccttttgttttattttgtacttctttcttttactttcttttgttcacacacaatACTTGATTAGTTAGGTTAATTTTCGGAAGTAGGGTTACTACTTATTTTCTCAATCTTCCTTGTGGATCGACATCTTTCTTtcacgcacactttattacacaatcaacacatacacttgcatccctctcatatacaaataaaagtattaCAACCGAATACTTTTATCAGAAATTTAAAAGTCAAGCTTAcattgggaaaattattttcatcataCATCAAGGGTGCTTGGTGGGGGATAAAAATGTGAGGTTAATGATTCTTTTTCAAATATAGGTTGGAgcgaaaaattttatttgaattgcCCAATGtctatattaattataataaaaactaaatattttataatttaaaacttacttttctaaataataataaaaattatttatttttaatatatttaaaaaattaaattgttgtGAAAACATatctataatttataaaatttttggaGGCACATGTTTATAGGTACATAGAAATTAAGAAAACTTTATTCTCCAAGATATTTAGGAAATTTATTTGTAATCAATAATGCCTTAATGACTCccagtgaattttttttttttcagttatgCCATTTTGTTTGCAAGAGCTTAGATATACTATGCCTTTTGTCAAGAACAATTCTCCTAATACTTTTGTAAAATGTGCTACGCCATTATCAATTATAaacctcttgatttttttcttgaaattgtgTTCCCACTATTCTATAGAATGCTTTCAAAACCTCTTCTACTTTAGGGGTTTCCCTTGACTAGTACACTCAACTTACAGATGTGTGATCATCTCTAAAGCTAATAAAccatttcttttgaaaattgaaaccCAAGAAGGCCCCAATGTTAAACAAAGGTGTTATAAAGCTCACAGGTTAGCAATTAACACCATTATTAAGTTGATCTATTTTATATGGTGATTGAGATGCAACTTCAAGAGGTTAATAGTTGTTTTAATGAAGTAAATATTGCATTACTTCTTTGGGAATGTTGCTAAAGATGTTGAATTTATCCAAGTGAATTTTCTGCTATTGAGCTTATAGCTCTCAAAAATTAACTTGGAAATTATATTGTGGATGCCCATAGGGAtgaaatgtttgctaatttgAATGGAATAGGAGAGCTTCACAAAGGATGGTTGAGACcaaaaaaacatatcatttaTCCTTTGTTATATTTACTATTAAAGTTAGCATTAATTTCACCTATGGCTACAACAAATGTGGAGCGACAATTTTCtatgatgaaataaataaaaagtgattCGCTAAATAAAATGAGCAATCAGCTGTTGAATGACTGTTTGATAacatatattagaaaaaaatgtatttaataGTGTCAGTAACAATgcaattatgtattattttcaagTTATGAAAATTCGTTGAGGGACAATtgtaaatagtttttttttttttttgttattttagtgTTGTATATAAAACATTTGTTTACATGTATCTATAATTTAAacttatactatatatatgGATCTCATTGTGTAAAATTCCTCGATCCCTAGTGTCTTAATGGATTATAAACCACTTGAGTAATCCCCCGCATCAGACAAAAACTCACTTAACTCTAAAATGCTGAAAAAGTGTGTTAAGGACGTGACCTATGATGATTCTCATATTAAGGACGTGTAAAAatgatcatttatttaaatgaatgaaGACATACATGATGTGATGGTagttgctattttttatttttattttttttataaatataaataaactacgTGCCAGGATGGTACACGTAAAGAGTtgagtttttataatatttgtatcCTCCGCCTACTTGAGCTGTGTTTCAAACTTCTCCTTTCAACGAGATGAATACTTTATGCAGGGGACTTGGTACTAATAGACTAAACAATCAttgtcttatattttattaatattacatAACAGAAACCTGGTAAAATCAAAAATATGTACAAAGAATCAGTTACttgatttctttccttttcccaCCAAGGAAAGGGGAAGATTTTTATAATGATCGCATCAATATTTTCAATACATATGCTAAccattttttgtgttttctaaacaattttaaataatttcctCTTTGAAGCtgtataaaaagatttttaacatatatatatatatatatatataatataacttcTAATCcaataataaactaatatttGGAAAACGGAACAAATATAATACTTTCAATCAGGGAAACCTatcatgcaaattttttttaaatgataaaaatcatgaaaaaatgcAAATTTTGTCTGACCTACACGAACCATAAAATTTATCTCAGAAATATATAGAGAATAAAACATACTATCTAAAAACCTCAACAAAGAACACGAAACAGTTCTATCAGACCTTCAGAAAAgcaagaggaaaaagaaagaaaaacagaaaaatgaaacaaacaaaggTGCTTAAGCTGTTTCAGtttataaaaccaaatttaagCCAATTAAACTGGTCCTTTTTCTGgttgaagaaataatatatacagTACATGCCATATTCATAACAACTTATGAAAGTACAAATCAAATATCAAGTAGTTTAGAGTCTTGATGCCAAGTACTGATACTCCTGAAGCTCTTGAACGTGCTCCATTCattcataatcaaaacaaagGCGAAATTGATGAAGCTTTATACTACTTATAACCTAGATACGCCACGGGTGAAATCGCCTGGGGTCACAATGTGGTTGCGAGTGATTTCCTTAAGCGAAGTGCAACCgctcaatgccatggtgagttcAAACTCATCGCGAAGCATTTGAAGAATTTTTCGTACTCCAGCCTCACCTTCAGCAGCCAAAGCGAATAAGACAGGCCGGCCAATCTGAGATCAAGAATGGCATTAGCAATTAAGGTTGTTgaatgcaaatcaaacatataatatttatcattcaaGGCAAGAAGAACTAGCAGAAGATATACTGCAATCAAAAGACTGAAATGTAAAGAGAAACTTGTGCAGCATAGAGCTTACGAAAATGCCAGAGGCACCCAAAGCTAGTGCTTTGAAGACATCAGTTCCACGACGAACACCACCATCCAAAAACACCGGAACTCGGCCTTGTGCGGCCTTGACAACCTGaatttattgaatgatttatcCATTTGTTACAATATcttatgaagaaaagaaaagaaaagacaatatatttattgatatgGATATATAAGTATCGGTCTCTGTTCCTATCAACCTAAGCAGTTGTATTAATCACTTGCTTTTGTGTctatctttgtttaaaaaaaaaaaaagaattctttCCCCCTTTTCAGTTTCAAGTAATATTCTTGCGCCTTAAAATAGTTCGGGCAATAAGAAAGTTCTACTTGAGTATGATTTGGAGTGTCAAGAGTATAAGAATACTTCTTCCAGTGCACTAATAGTTGCCGGAACGTAATCCAACTGACGAGCTCCATGGTTTGAAACAATGATACCAGCAGCACCAGCTTGTACAGCTAGCCTTGCTGCATTGTTGAAAATAAAGAGTTCATGGGCAAACATCAAAGAAGGGGgggaacaaaaagaaaattataatgaaTTGAAATGTAATGCTTACAGTCTTCTGCAGTCAGGACTCCTTTCACTAAAATTGGCAGGGAAGTTATTGTCTGCAACCACTTAACGTCCTGCTCCGAAACAAGCCGTGTTAGAGAAAAACAGGGTGTACATGTAAAAGGTTCTCATGTTAGATTGCATAAGTAAATTACATTCGAGATACCAAGAAAACTAACCATACAGATTCAAATGGATTTATGCTAAAATGCCACAATGACCCTCTAGCAGAGAATTGACTAATTATTATAGCTATTATCGAAAAATGTCTTCACTTTCTCTGTAAACATCCTTAAACGGCTGTTGTTTGTAAGTCATGcattttgtataaaatattcCTACAGAATATGCACATATATCTCGTAGATTTGAAACGATAAGACATTTTATACCAACAAATACagattaaaaatcttaaaagaTGAAGAGTTTGATTTCTTGAAAAACTTAAACATTTATACCGTCTGCCTTCAATTAGAAACCAAATGTctgaaatataatgaaaacaaatcgTGCTGACTAATCTTGTTCTTTAATATTAAACCATTTGCAAGTCATCTTTGAAGAGATCAATgaataacaataaacaaaaactcaaacaGTATAAGATAATGAACCTTTGAAGATATGATGTATGACATACCTTCCAGCTAAGAGTACGGTCAATTTGTCCAGCAACATAAGATGCCAAGCCTGAGTCATTGGCCTAAATGAACAGA includes the following:
- the LOC120267102 gene encoding (S)-2-hydroxy-acid oxidase GLO1 isoform X2 gives rise to the protein MTTMPLVRRMSGLSKRTGRHFQGFCKFRPRILIDVSRIDMTTTVLGFKISMPIMIAPSAMQKMAHPDGEYATARAASAAGTIMTLSSWATSSVEEVASTGPGIRFFQLYVYKDRNVVAQLVRRAERAGFKAIALTVDTPRLGRREADIKNRFTLPPFLTLKNFEGLDLGKMDKANDSGLASYVAGQIDRTLSWKDVKWLQTITSLPILVKGVLTAEDSRLAVQAGAAGIIVSNHGARQLDYVPATISALEEVVKAAQGRVPVFLDGGVRRGTDVFKALALGASGIFIGRPVLFALAAEGEAGVRKILQMLRDEFELTMALSGCTSLKEITRNHIVTPGDFTRGVSRL